The following coding sequences are from one Enterococcus sp. 4G2_DIV0659 window:
- a CDS encoding metal-binding protein ZinT: MKKKNLRLLKVTGILLLSVLIASGCTKTSKDKPNETQAATSRDSQEKHTHKHSHSQEGSFKDEDIQNRTLQDWSGDWQSVYPYLLDGTLDEVLEQKAKEKKDKTLEEYKKYYTTGYKTDSQRIVIEGNTIEFFKGKTSQKADYQYDGYRILTYESGKRGVRYLFSVTDENSEAPKNIQFSDHKIKPTKAEHFHLYFGNESHEELLKELENWPTYYPSDLSGVEIAHEMLHH; encoded by the coding sequence ATGAAAAAGAAAAATCTAAGGTTGTTAAAAGTAACAGGGATTCTTTTATTGAGTGTGTTGATTGCTAGTGGATGTACAAAAACAAGTAAAGATAAACCTAATGAAACACAAGCTGCAACAAGTCGGGATTCACAAGAAAAACATACACATAAGCATAGCCATAGTCAAGAAGGTTCGTTTAAAGATGAGGATATTCAAAATAGAACGTTACAAGATTGGTCGGGTGATTGGCAATCAGTTTATCCCTATTTACTCGATGGAACATTGGATGAAGTGCTTGAACAAAAAGCAAAGGAAAAAAAAGATAAAACCCTTGAGGAGTATAAAAAATATTATACAACTGGCTACAAAACAGATAGTCAACGAATTGTGATCGAAGGAAATACAATCGAATTTTTTAAAGGAAAGACTTCCCAAAAAGCAGATTATCAATATGATGGATATCGAATTTTAACGTATGAGTCTGGTAAAAGGGGCGTCCGCTATTTATTCAGTGTAACAGACGAAAATAGTGAGGCTCCAAAGAATATTCAATTTAGCGATCATAAAATCAAACCAACAAAAGCAGAACATTTTCACCTATATTTTGGCAACGAGAGTCATGAGGAGCTATTGAAAGAATTAGAAAATTGGCCGACTTATTATCCGAGTGATTTATCCGGTGTTGAGATCGCTCATGAGATGTTGCATCATTAA
- the folB gene encoding dihydroneopterin aldolase: protein MGKIRINNMKFYTKNGVLPEERILGQQLEVDVELRLPLKQAGKTDDVNDTVSYAEVNDKINERLTNHSYNLIEAVASAILDDIEVEHGEKLESALVRVRKYSVPMPGLFDNIEIEMDREFV, encoded by the coding sequence TTGGGGAAAATTAGAATCAATAATATGAAATTTTACACGAAAAATGGTGTATTGCCAGAGGAGCGGATTTTAGGACAGCAGTTAGAAGTTGATGTAGAATTACGATTGCCGTTAAAACAAGCTGGTAAAACGGATGACGTAAATGATACAGTCAGTTATGCAGAAGTGAACGATAAAATTAATGAACGATTGACCAATCATTCTTATAATCTGATTGAAGCCGTGGCTTCTGCTATTTTGGATGATATTGAAGTGGAACATGGTGAAAAACTAGAAAGTGCGCTTGTTCGTGTGAGAAAATATAGTGTGCCAATGCCAGGGCTATTTGATAATATTGAAATTGAAATGGATAGAGAATTCGTATGA
- the folK gene encoding 2-amino-4-hydroxy-6-hydroxymethyldihydropteridine diphosphokinase gives MTISYLALGSNLGERLETLQKAVELLEQDKKIQVLEKSKLYETLPYGDVPQENYYNAVIKINTTYEPIQLLDKTQEIEKVLGRERLIHWGPRTLDIDILLMGDRTIATDRLSIPHKEMLKRSFVLIPLKDVYSDSIFKGKSLDEWITSTGNQAEVWLNRESW, from the coding sequence ATGACGATCAGTTATTTAGCGTTGGGTAGCAACTTAGGCGAACGCTTAGAGACTTTGCAAAAAGCGGTCGAATTGTTAGAACAAGACAAAAAAATTCAAGTGTTAGAAAAATCAAAACTATATGAAACATTACCTTATGGAGATGTTCCTCAAGAAAATTACTATAATGCTGTGATCAAAATCAACACAACCTATGAACCGATTCAGTTGTTAGACAAAACGCAGGAAATCGAAAAAGTCTTGGGTAGAGAGCGACTGATTCATTGGGGCCCACGAACATTAGATATTGATATTTTACTGATGGGAGATAGAACAATTGCAACAGATCGTTTATCTATTCCGCATAAAGAAATGCTAAAACGCTCCTTCGTATTAATTCCTTTAAAAGATGTTTATTCGGATTCGATTTTTAAAGGAAAATCTTTGGATGAGTGGATTACAAGTACAGGAAATCAAGCAGAAGTTTGGCTCAATAGGGAAAGTTGGTAA
- the folE gene encoding GTP cyclohydrolase I FolE, translating into MDEKQLVVIEEAVKQILEAIGEDPNRAGVKNTPTRVAKMYKEVFASLREPEFNDYALFDSLNEDDMVLVKDIQFYSMCEHHLLPFYGKVHVAYVPDEKKVLGLSKLPRLVEYCAKRPSVQEDLTIMIANKLVEHVPVKGVAVAIEAEHMCMTMRGVKSPNSLTKTFHYQGIFKTDREQKEDFLRAIEA; encoded by the coding sequence ATGGATGAAAAACAACTAGTAGTAATTGAAGAGGCGGTAAAACAAATATTAGAGGCTATCGGTGAAGATCCTAATCGAGCAGGTGTCAAAAATACACCAACTCGTGTAGCCAAAATGTACAAAGAAGTTTTTGCTTCATTAAGAGAACCAGAATTTAATGATTATGCCTTGTTTGATAGTTTGAATGAAGATGACATGGTGCTTGTTAAAGATATTCAATTTTATTCAATGTGTGAACATCATTTGTTACCATTTTATGGAAAAGTACATGTTGCTTACGTTCCTGATGAAAAGAAAGTTTTAGGTCTAAGCAAACTGCCGCGTTTGGTAGAATATTGTGCGAAACGACCAAGTGTTCAAGAAGATTTAACCATTATGATTGCCAATAAACTGGTGGAACATGTTCCTGTAAAAGGTGTAGCGGTAGCCATTGAAGCAGAACATATGTGTATGACGATGCGGGGAGTAAAATCGCCTAATAGTTTAACGAAAACCTTTCACTATCAAGGGATTTTTAAGACGGATCGTGAGCAGAAAGAAGACTTTTTACGAGCGATTGAAGCATAA
- a CDS encoding non-canonical purine NTP pyrophosphatase gives MSKMEIIVGTNNQGKLREIQSAYSKEQITFVPYTKYTKSNEEVAEIGNTYTENALIKAQFYAQKIGKPVLADDGGLEIDAFPTILGVQTARFFKTGMSDTEKNQQLLALFDAHETFSRTIHLHAVLVYAWPNGEYIISAKQLNGELAKIETGELGYGFDKIFYLPKERKTLAQLSDVQRNELSPRMSALKELIEKLKE, from the coding sequence ATGAGTAAAATGGAAATTATTGTCGGAACGAATAATCAAGGAAAACTACGTGAAATACAATCAGCGTATTCCAAAGAACAAATCACATTTGTTCCTTATACAAAGTATACAAAAAGCAATGAAGAGGTAGCTGAAATAGGAAACACATATACTGAAAATGCACTCATCAAAGCCCAATTTTATGCTCAAAAAATTGGAAAGCCTGTACTAGCAGATGATGGCGGTCTAGAAATAGACGCTTTTCCTACTATACTAGGTGTTCAGACTGCACGTTTTTTTAAAACTGGAATGAGTGATACAGAAAAAAATCAGCAGTTATTGGCCCTTTTTGATGCTCATGAAACATTTTCTCGAACGATCCATCTTCATGCAGTATTAGTGTATGCTTGGCCCAATGGTGAGTACATTATTTCAGCTAAACAATTGAATGGAGAGTTGGCGAAAATAGAAACAGGAGAACTGGGTTATGGATTTGATAAGATTTTTTATCTACCAAAAGAGCGCAAAACTCTTGCTCAATTGTCAGATGTCCAGCGGAATGAACTCAGTCCACGCATGTCAGCACTTAAAGAATTGATTGAGAAACTAAAGGAGTAA
- the folP gene encoding dihydropteroate synthase, which produces MKESNFFTKEMTQIMGILNVTPDSFSDGGRYNDVDKAIIHCEEMLAADVDIIDIGGQSTRPNYQEISADEEKKRVLPIVRAIRKRTNKPISIDTYFPEVADAALAEGASIINDIKGLDTNGMLDVAKKYPTSGLVIMHSRTRRNELTVIDDIQQFYQEKIDLCQQAGIELNRICFDPGIGFGKTQEENIDILKDPKAFRYKNYPLLYGVSRKRTIAALTNETDPLARDFGSIAASLFAANQGVEVVRVHHVKGMRDALNVWQKLKTT; this is translated from the coding sequence ATGAAGGAAAGTAATTTTTTTACGAAAGAAATGACTCAAATCATGGGAATTTTAAATGTTACACCAGATTCATTTTCTGATGGTGGACGATATAATGACGTGGATAAAGCGATTATTCATTGTGAGGAAATGTTAGCAGCGGACGTTGATATTATTGATATCGGCGGACAATCGACTCGCCCAAATTATCAAGAAATTTCCGCTGATGAAGAGAAGAAAAGAGTTTTGCCTATTGTGCGAGCAATAAGAAAAAGGACGAATAAGCCGATTTCGATTGATACTTATTTTCCAGAAGTAGCAGATGCTGCATTAGCTGAAGGAGCCTCAATTATCAATGATATCAAAGGATTAGACACAAACGGAATGCTGGATGTTGCCAAAAAATACCCGACTAGTGGATTGGTCATCATGCATTCACGCACACGACGCAATGAATTAACGGTGATTGACGATATTCAACAGTTTTATCAAGAAAAAATCGACCTTTGCCAACAGGCAGGAATTGAATTAAACCGAATCTGCTTTGACCCAGGTATCGGGTTTGGCAAAACTCAAGAAGAAAATATAGACATTTTAAAAGATCCAAAGGCTTTCCGATATAAAAATTATCCTTTATTATATGGCGTATCAAGAAAAAGAACAATTGCTGCACTAACAAACGAAACAGATCCCCTAGCCCGTGATTTTGGTTCAATCGCGGCTTCATTATTTGCAGCAAATCAAGGTGTAGAAGTTGTTCGAGTTCATCATGTCAAAGGAATGCGTGATGCATTGAATGTATGGCAGAAATTAAAAACCACATAA
- the hisS gene encoding histidine--tRNA ligase translates to MSYQKPKGTNDLLPGTSEKWQFVEETARLIFRDYQYEEIRTPIFEHYEVISRSVGDTTDIVSKEMYDFYDKGDRHVTLRPEGTAPIVRSFVENKLFGPEFAKPYKTYYMGPMFRYERPQAGRLRQFHQIGAEAFGSVNPAVDVESMAMALDFFKQLGIQQIRLVINSLGDKATRAAYRQALIDYLEPKSAELSEDSKRRLHENPLRVLDSKDKKDQAIVAEAPSILDYLSESSKEHFETVKTMLNELNIPFEVDSNMVRGLDYYTNTIFEIMSEAPGMGAQATICAGGRYDGLVEELGGPATPGFGFAMGIERVLITMEAEGVVVPVINEVDAYVVGIGEQTNIESLKLVQAIRNFGFSADRDFMDRKAKAQFKTAAKLNAKLALTLGEDELGKGVVNVKSMANRKEKAFPLTDIYERFDDIYDEMMKSGS, encoded by the coding sequence ATGAGTTATCAAAAACCAAAAGGAACCAATGACTTATTACCAGGAACATCTGAAAAATGGCAATTTGTCGAAGAGACTGCACGATTGATTTTCCGTGATTATCAATATGAAGAAATTCGGACACCGATTTTTGAACATTATGAAGTCATTTCCAGAAGTGTGGGAGATACGACAGATATTGTTTCAAAAGAAATGTATGATTTCTACGATAAAGGCGATCGTCATGTAACCCTGCGTCCAGAAGGGACAGCGCCGATTGTTCGTTCTTTTGTCGAAAATAAACTATTTGGTCCTGAATTTGCAAAGCCATATAAGACTTATTACATGGGACCAATGTTTCGTTATGAACGGCCGCAAGCTGGACGTTTAAGACAATTCCACCAAATTGGGGCAGAAGCATTTGGTAGTGTTAATCCAGCAGTGGATGTTGAAAGTATGGCGATGGCGTTAGACTTTTTCAAACAATTAGGCATTCAGCAAATTCGTTTAGTAATCAATTCTTTAGGGGATAAAGCAACAAGAGCTGCTTATCGCCAAGCATTGATTGATTACTTAGAACCGAAATCTGCTGAATTAAGTGAGGATTCAAAGCGTCGTTTACACGAAAATCCATTACGCGTGTTAGATAGTAAAGACAAAAAAGATCAAGCAATTGTGGCAGAAGCACCATCCATTTTAGATTATTTAAGTGAATCTTCTAAAGAACATTTTGAAACTGTTAAAACAATGTTGAATGAACTAAATATTCCGTTTGAAGTGGATAGTAACATGGTTCGTGGTCTAGACTATTACACGAATACGATTTTTGAAATCATGAGTGAAGCGCCTGGCATGGGTGCGCAAGCAACTATTTGTGCAGGTGGACGTTATGATGGCTTAGTTGAAGAATTAGGCGGACCAGCAACTCCAGGATTTGGTTTTGCAATGGGAATCGAACGTGTATTGATCACAATGGAAGCAGAAGGTGTCGTTGTTCCTGTAATCAATGAAGTAGATGCTTATGTTGTAGGCATCGGGGAACAAACAAATATTGAATCACTAAAATTAGTGCAAGCTATTCGTAATTTTGGTTTTTCAGCTGATCGTGACTTTATGGATCGTAAAGCAAAAGCGCAATTTAAAACAGCCGCAAAATTAAATGCCAAACTAGCACTAACTTTAGGGGAAGATGAGTTAGGAAAAGGTGTGGTCAATGTAAAATCAATGGCTAACCGTAAAGAAAAAGCCTTTCCGCTAACGGATATTTACGAAAGATTCGATGATATTTACGACGAAATGATGAAAAGCGGTAGTTGA
- the aspS gene encoding aspartate--tRNA ligase, with protein MAKRTVYCGEVSADLVGQVITLKGWVQKRRDLGGVIFIDLRDREGIAQVVFNPAHSEEAWKIADKCRSEYVIEITGELTYRDKEAINPKMKTGEFEIMATDITILNTAKTPPFLIEDENNVGDELRLKYRYLDLRRPQMTANLKLRHEVTKTIRHYLDDTDFMDIETPYLGKSTPEGARDYLVPSRVHAGHFYALPQSPQIFKQLLMNAGFDRYYQIVRCFRDEDLRGDRQPEFTQVDIETTFLTPEEIQTMTEEMLVKVMRETKGIEVTLPFPRISYDEAMARYGSDKPDTRFDMELIDIADVVKDVDFKVFQMALENGGHVKALNAKGAADKYSRKDMDNLGTYVSQFGAKGLAWLKVEEDGLKGPIAKFLTEVSDELIKATNAEVGDILMFGADKPEIVAAALGAVRSRLGKELDLIDESKFNFLWVVDWPLFEYDEEAGRYVSAHHPFTQPKESDIDLLSTDPSKVYAEAYDIVLNGYELGGGSLRIHKRDLQEKMFETLGFTKESAQEQFGFLLDALDYGFPPHGGIALGLDRLVMLLAGENNIREVIAFPKNGKAADPMTSAPSVVSPLQLFELNIDVTAIDE; from the coding sequence ATGGCAAAAAGAACAGTTTACTGCGGAGAAGTCTCAGCAGATTTAGTCGGACAGGTAATTACATTAAAAGGATGGGTACAAAAACGTCGTGACTTGGGTGGCGTGATTTTCATTGATTTACGTGACCGTGAAGGCATTGCACAAGTTGTGTTTAATCCAGCACATTCTGAAGAAGCGTGGAAAATAGCTGATAAATGCCGTAGTGAGTACGTTATCGAAATTACGGGAGAATTGACTTACCGCGATAAAGAAGCAATCAACCCAAAAATGAAAACCGGCGAATTTGAAATTATGGCAACAGACATTACGATTTTGAATACAGCGAAAACACCACCATTTTTAATTGAAGACGAAAACAATGTAGGTGACGAACTTCGCTTGAAGTACCGTTACTTAGACTTACGTCGTCCACAAATGACTGCAAACCTAAAATTACGTCATGAAGTAACGAAAACAATCCGTCATTATTTAGACGATACAGACTTTATGGATATCGAAACACCTTATCTAGGAAAATCAACACCAGAAGGCGCTCGTGATTACTTAGTTCCTTCACGTGTACATGCGGGACACTTTTATGCCTTGCCGCAATCACCACAAATTTTTAAACAATTATTGATGAATGCTGGATTTGATCGTTATTATCAAATCGTTCGTTGTTTCCGTGACGAAGACTTGCGTGGGGATCGTCAACCTGAATTTACCCAAGTGGATATCGAAACAACTTTCTTAACACCAGAAGAAATTCAAACAATGACAGAAGAAATGCTGGTTAAAGTGATGCGTGAAACAAAAGGAATCGAGGTTACATTGCCGTTTCCGCGTATTAGCTATGATGAAGCGATGGCACGTTACGGTAGTGACAAACCAGATACACGTTTTGATATGGAATTGATTGATATTGCTGATGTGGTAAAAGATGTTGATTTCAAGGTTTTTCAAATGGCTTTAGAAAATGGCGGACATGTTAAGGCGTTAAATGCGAAAGGTGCAGCTGATAAATATTCAAGAAAAGATATGGACAACTTAGGTACTTATGTAAGCCAATTTGGTGCTAAAGGATTAGCTTGGTTAAAAGTGGAAGAAGATGGTCTAAAAGGCCCAATCGCAAAATTCTTAACAGAGGTTTCTGACGAGTTGATCAAAGCAACAAATGCTGAAGTTGGCGATATTTTGATGTTTGGCGCAGATAAACCAGAAATCGTTGCCGCAGCATTAGGTGCTGTTCGTTCCCGCTTAGGAAAAGAATTAGACTTGATAGATGAATCTAAATTCAATTTCCTATGGGTAGTTGATTGGCCATTGTTTGAATACGATGAAGAAGCTGGTCGTTACGTTTCTGCTCACCATCCATTTACGCAACCAAAAGAATCTGATATTGACTTACTTTCAACAGATCCATCAAAAGTTTACGCTGAAGCGTATGATATTGTCTTAAACGGTTATGAATTAGGTGGCGGTTCACTACGTATTCATAAACGTGATTTACAAGAAAAAATGTTTGAAACACTAGGATTTACGAAAGAGTCAGCGCAAGAACAATTTGGTTTCTTGTTGGATGCTTTAGATTATGGTTTCCCTCCACACGGCGGAATTGCGCTAGGTTTAGATCGCTTAGTAATGTTGCTAGCTGGTGAAAATAATATTCGTGAAGTGATTGCTTTCCCTAAAAATGGTAAAGCAGCAGATCCGATGACAAGTGCACCAAGTGTGGTTTCACCATTACAATTATTTGAGTTAAATATAGATGTTACAGCAATTGATGAATAA
- a CDS encoding ankyrin repeat domain-containing protein translates to MKRRRLFQGVLVTSVITILSGCQIKTVKSNQSVKESEEMTIEKKEINQSTSSQSKEEHSKTKESEMKTFPSGSLLQAVTDIDSAKVQEILQDKSYPIDEMNEKGETPLLIATHQNAVEIAKLLIDRGASINKQDQIFDSPYLYAGAQGKTEILAYMLEKQEPNQQIFNRFGGNALIPAAEKGHIENVKLLLADGRVKIDHQNNYGYTALIEAVALRDGSAVYQQIVKVLLEAGANKTLKDNTGRTAEDYARSLGYTEMLHLLTSN, encoded by the coding sequence ATGAAACGTAGACGATTGTTTCAAGGAGTTTTAGTGACTTCTGTAATTACTATCTTATCAGGGTGTCAAATAAAGACAGTCAAATCAAACCAATCAGTGAAGGAGAGCGAAGAGATGACTATTGAAAAGAAAGAGATAAATCAATCCACATCTAGTCAATCAAAGGAGGAGCATTCAAAAACGAAAGAATCTGAAATGAAAACATTTCCCTCCGGCTCGTTATTACAAGCAGTAACGGATATTGATAGCGCAAAGGTTCAAGAAATACTTCAAGATAAAAGCTACCCAATTGATGAAATGAATGAAAAAGGTGAGACACCGCTTTTAATTGCGACCCATCAAAATGCTGTAGAAATTGCTAAGTTGCTTATTGATCGAGGAGCCAGTATCAACAAACAGGATCAAATTTTTGATAGTCCTTATCTCTATGCTGGTGCACAAGGGAAAACGGAAATTCTCGCATATATGTTAGAAAAGCAAGAACCAAACCAGCAAATTTTCAATCGTTTTGGTGGAAATGCGTTGATTCCTGCTGCTGAAAAAGGACACATTGAAAATGTAAAACTTTTATTAGCTGATGGACGAGTGAAGATTGATCATCAAAATAATTACGGTTATACAGCTTTGATTGAAGCTGTTGCACTAAGAGACGGCTCTGCTGTCTATCAACAGATTGTCAAGGTATTGTTGGAAGCGGGCGCAAATAAAACGTTAAAAGATAATACAGGACGAACCGCAGAAGATTATGCAAGAAGTTTAGGATACACTGAAATGCTTCATTTGTTAACATCTAATTGA
- a CDS encoding YitT family protein has translation MKKFFESLPVHDYTTKLSVSIVYAILASVAMNFFYQPGNIYSSGITGLAQILTTLSTRIVGFNVPVSITLYALNIPLFFVAWLKIGKKFTIFTILTVTLTSVFMQIVPQTSLSNDPIICAIFGGAVMGSGIGFALKNGLSSGGLDIFSITIRKKTGRSVGSISMYFNGLIIFVAGYLFGWQYMFYSALSIFVSGKVTDAVYTKQKKMQVMIITKNPEAVIDGIQQKMRRGITIIHEAEGAYRHDKQTLLLTVVTRFELPALESAMKESDPSAFVSISDNVKILGRFYEEDL, from the coding sequence ATGAAAAAATTTTTTGAAAGTTTACCTGTCCATGATTATACGACAAAACTTTCAGTGTCTATTGTTTATGCGATCTTGGCATCTGTTGCAATGAACTTTTTTTACCAACCAGGAAATATTTATTCTAGTGGTATTACTGGATTGGCTCAAATTCTAACAACACTGTCAACAAGAATCGTCGGATTTAATGTACCTGTTTCGATTACATTGTATGCATTGAATATCCCGTTATTCTTTGTTGCTTGGCTGAAAATAGGGAAAAAATTTACGATTTTTACCATTTTGACGGTTACGCTAACATCTGTATTTATGCAAATTGTACCGCAAACAAGCCTGTCTAATGATCCGATTATTTGCGCAATTTTTGGAGGAGCTGTAATGGGGTCTGGGATTGGTTTTGCCTTGAAAAATGGACTTTCCTCTGGTGGTTTGGATATTTTTAGTATTACAATCCGTAAAAAAACAGGTCGTTCAGTAGGCTCCATATCCATGTACTTTAATGGGTTGATTATTTTTGTGGCTGGTTATTTGTTTGGCTGGCAATATATGTTTTATAGTGCACTGTCTATTTTTGTTAGTGGCAAGGTGACAGATGCTGTCTATACGAAACAAAAGAAAATGCAAGTCATGATTATTACTAAAAATCCTGAAGCAGTTATTGATGGTATCCAACAAAAAATGAGACGAGGAATTACGATTATTCATGAAGCAGAAGGTGCTTATCGACATGACAAACAAACTCTGCTTTTGACAGTTGTTACTCGTTTTGAATTGCCAGCTTTAGAATCTGCTATGAAAGAATCTGATCCATCAGCTTTTGTAAGTATTTCAGATAATGTTAAAATCCTTGGTCGTTTTTATGAAGAAGATTTATAA
- a CDS encoding sugar-binding transcriptional regulator → MLDELKMIEAVAPDLLDVMQERFHILRNIYWMQPIGRRSLSDSMGITERVLRTETDFLKNLQLIETSKSGMTLTEKGLDVYQGLESVMNQLLGMHQIEKEISQYFGIKRCIVVAGNSDIQEKVLYEFGDVLTDSLDLLLPEGENIIAVMGGTTMAMTAEHMGTLETEKRHNLFVPARGGIGEAMTVQANSVSAVMASKTGGHHRALYVPEQLSLETYNSLLQEPSIQEVLSLIEQSNCVVHSIGRALHMAARRKMSDDELIMLKQNNAVAESFGYFFDEEGEVVYKIPRIGLQLKDVQKIPNVVAIAGGKTKAKAIHAYMKNAPKQTWLITDEAAANEILKGATL, encoded by the coding sequence ATGCTAGATGAATTGAAAATGATTGAAGCAGTTGCTCCAGATTTGCTCGATGTAATGCAAGAAAGGTTTCATATTCTGCGTAATATTTACTGGATGCAGCCTATTGGACGCAGAAGTTTATCAGACAGTATGGGAATTACGGAACGAGTTTTAAGAACCGAAACGGATTTTCTGAAAAATTTACAACTGATTGAGACTTCAAAAAGCGGAATGACCCTAACTGAAAAAGGTTTGGATGTTTATCAAGGCTTAGAATCAGTGATGAATCAGTTGCTTGGCATGCATCAAATCGAAAAAGAAATCAGTCAATATTTTGGGATCAAACGTTGTATTGTTGTAGCTGGAAATAGTGATATTCAAGAGAAAGTCCTTTATGAATTTGGGGATGTTTTGACCGATTCGCTGGATCTGCTTTTACCCGAGGGTGAGAATATTATTGCCGTGATGGGCGGTACTACAATGGCAATGACTGCTGAGCACATGGGAACATTAGAGACAGAAAAACGACATAATTTGTTTGTTCCTGCTAGAGGCGGGATTGGTGAAGCAATGACCGTTCAAGCCAATTCAGTGAGTGCTGTAATGGCAAGTAAAACTGGCGGACACCATAGAGCGTTGTATGTTCCAGAGCAACTAAGCCTTGAAACCTACAATTCGTTACTTCAAGAACCATCAATTCAAGAAGTATTGTCGCTAATCGAACAAAGCAATTGTGTGGTTCACAGTATTGGGCGCGCGTTGCATATGGCAGCACGTCGTAAAATGTCGGATGATGAACTTATCATGTTGAAGCAAAATAATGCTGTAGCAGAATCTTTTGGTTATTTCTTTGATGAAGAGGGCGAAGTTGTTTATAAAATTCCTCGAATCGGACTTCAGCTAAAGGATGTGCAAAAAATTCCTAATGTTGTTGCGATTGCAGGAGGTAAGACAAAAGCCAAGGCAATCCACGCTTACATGAAAAATGCACCAAAACAAACGTGGCTCATCACAGATGAAGCCGCTGCAAATGAGATTTTAAAAGGGGCAACCCTTTAA
- the gap gene encoding type I glyceraldehyde-3-phosphate dehydrogenase, with the protein MTVKVGINGFGRIGRLAFRRIQDVAGIEVVAINDLTDAKMLAHLLKYDTTQGRFNGTVEVHEGSFNVNGKEVKVLANRNPEELPWGELGVDIVLECTGFFTSKEKAELHLKAGAKRVVISAPGGNDVPTIVYNTNHDILTGKETVISGASCTTNCLAPMAKALQDNFGVVEGLMTTIHAYTGDQMTLDGPHPGGDFRRARAAAENIVPNTTGAAKAIGLVIPELNGKLDGAAQRVPVATGSLTELVTVLDKNVTVEEVNEVMAKAANESYGYNEDQIVSSDIVGMTFGSLFDATQTKVMTVGDKQLVKTVAWYDNEMSYTAQLVRTLEYFANL; encoded by the coding sequence ATGACAGTTAAAGTAGGTATTAATGGATTTGGACGTATCGGACGCTTAGCATTCCGTCGTATCCAAGATGTAGCAGGAATCGAAGTAGTAGCAATCAACGACTTAACAGATGCTAAAATGTTGGCTCACTTGTTAAAATATGACACAACTCAAGGACGTTTCAACGGAACAGTTGAAGTTCACGAAGGTTCTTTCAACGTAAACGGTAAAGAAGTTAAAGTTCTTGCTAACCGTAACCCAGAAGAATTGCCATGGGGCGAATTAGGCGTAGACATCGTTCTTGAATGTACAGGATTCTTCACTTCAAAAGAAAAAGCTGAATTACACTTAAAAGCTGGTGCTAAACGTGTTGTTATCTCTGCTCCTGGTGGAAATGACGTACCAACAATCGTTTATAACACTAACCATGATATTTTAACAGGTAAAGAAACAGTTATCTCTGGTGCTTCATGTACTACTAACTGTTTAGCGCCTATGGCTAAAGCTTTACAAGACAACTTTGGTGTTGTTGAAGGTCTTATGACTACAATCCACGCTTACACAGGTGACCAAATGACTCTTGATGGACCTCACCCAGGTGGAGACTTCCGTCGTGCGCGTGCTGCAGCAGAAAACATCGTTCCTAACACAACTGGTGCTGCTAAAGCAATCGGTCTAGTTATCCCTGAATTAAACGGTAAATTAGACGGAGCTGCTCAACGTGTTCCTGTAGCAACTGGTTCATTAACTGAATTAGTAACAGTTCTTGACAAAAATGTAACAGTTGAAGAAGTAAACGAAGTTATGGCTAAAGCAGCTAACGAATCTTATGGATACAATGAAGATCAAATCGTATCTTCTGATATCGTAGGTATGACTTTCGGTTCATTATTCGATGCAACTCAAACAAAAGTAATGACTGTTGGCGACAAACAATTAGTGAAAACTGTTGCTTGGTATGACAACGAAATGTCTTATACTGCACAATTAGTTCGTACGTTAGAGTACTTCGCTAACTTATAA